The following coding sequences lie in one Erwinia amylovora genomic window:
- a CDS encoding APC family permease translates to MAHNTVTPAAQPRAKLKKTLTLLPVVMMGLAYMQPMTLFDTFGIVSGLTDGHVATAYAFALIAILFTALSYGQLVRRFPSAGSAYTYAQKAISPHVGFMVGWSSLLDYLFMPMINILLAKIYWEALVPGVPSWIFVLLLVGFMTLSNLKGIKTVANFNSVIVVLQVVVMVTIMGMVVWGVAHGVGAGTLVSSKPFWSENAHVVPMITGATILCFSFLGFDGISSLSEETKDAERVIPKAIFMTALIGGLIFIVVSYFLQLYFPDISRFKDPDASQPEIMLYVAGKAFQFGILIFSCVTVLASGMAAHAGVSRLMYVMGRDGVFPVRFFGYVHPKWRTPALNVLLVGAIALSSITFDLVTATALINFGALVAFTFVNLSVISQFWIRERRNKTLKDNFTFLVLPLLGALTVGALWVNLEASSMMLGLVWAAIGLLYLTFVTRSFRHPVPQCSEDMM, encoded by the coding sequence ATGGCGCATAATACCGTCACTCCAGCCGCACAGCCGCGTGCAAAATTGAAAAAAACCCTGACGTTATTGCCTGTCGTGATGATGGGGCTGGCTTATATGCAGCCAATGACGCTGTTTGATACCTTTGGCATCGTCTCCGGCCTGACTGATGGTCACGTTGCTACCGCATACGCATTTGCGCTAATTGCTATTCTGTTTACCGCGCTGAGCTACGGCCAGCTGGTTCGCCGCTTCCCTTCAGCAGGTTCGGCTTATACCTATGCACAGAAAGCCATCAGCCCGCACGTTGGCTTTATGGTCGGCTGGTCTTCGCTGCTTGATTATCTGTTTATGCCAATGATCAATATTCTGCTGGCAAAAATATACTGGGAAGCGCTGGTGCCCGGCGTTCCGTCGTGGATCTTTGTCCTGCTGCTGGTGGGTTTTATGACCCTCTCTAACCTCAAAGGCATTAAAACCGTTGCCAACTTCAACAGCGTTATTGTGGTGCTGCAAGTGGTGGTGATGGTCACTATCATGGGGATGGTGGTTTGGGGCGTTGCGCACGGCGTAGGAGCCGGCACCTTAGTCAGCAGTAAGCCGTTCTGGTCGGAAAACGCTCACGTCGTGCCGATGATCACCGGGGCGACCATACTTTGCTTCTCATTCCTTGGATTTGACGGTATCAGTTCGCTGTCCGAAGAGACCAAAGATGCCGAGCGGGTGATCCCGAAAGCGATCTTTATGACCGCATTAATCGGCGGCCTGATTTTCATCGTGGTCTCTTATTTCCTGCAACTCTATTTCCCGGATATCTCGCGTTTCAAGGACCCGGACGCGTCACAGCCAGAAATCATGCTGTACGTGGCAGGCAAGGCATTCCAGTTCGGCATTCTCATTTTCTCTTGCGTGACGGTGCTGGCTTCCGGTATGGCTGCCCACGCCGGCGTATCACGACTGATGTATGTTATGGGACGCGATGGCGTGTTCCCGGTGCGTTTCTTCGGCTATGTCCATCCGAAGTGGCGTACCCCGGCGCTTAACGTGCTGTTGGTTGGCGCGATCGCTTTGTCATCCATCACCTTCGACCTGGTGACTGCCACGGCGCTGATCAACTTTGGCGCGCTGGTGGCATTTACCTTTGTTAACCTTTCGGTGATTTCGCAGTTCTGGATCCGCGAGCGCCGTAATAAGACGCTGAAGGATAACTTCACCTTCCTGGTGTTGCCGCTGTTGGGCGCTCTTACCGTGGGCGCACTGTGGGTGAATCTGGAAGCGAGTTCCATGATGCTTGGGCTGGTATGGGCCGCCATTGGCCTGCTGTATCTGACTTTTGTTACCCGCAGCTTCCGTCATCCGGTGCCGCAGTGCAGTGAAGACATGATGTAA
- the sbcB gene encoding exodeoxyribonuclease I, with amino-acid sequence MKDKPIQPTFLFHDYETFGKSPSLDRPAQFAAIRTDMDFNLIGEPEVFYCRPADDYLPQPEAVMITGITPQIARQRGLSEAEFTARIHLLFSAANTCVVGYNNVRFDDEVSRNLFYRNFYDPYAWSWQHGNSRWDLLDVMRACYALRPDGITWPENDDGFPSFRLEHLTKANGVAHENAHDAMSDVYATIAMAKLVKEKQPRLYDFLFSHRNKQKITTLIDIPQMKPLVHISGMFGAARGNASWIAPLAWHPDNRNALITCDLDADMAPLLELDADALRARLYTRRDELNGASPVPLKLVHINKCPVVAPANTLRPEDAERIGIDRQRCRDNLALLRQHPEVREKVVTLFAEAPPFTPSDDVDSQIYNGFFSDADRNAMNIVRQTAAENLPALDLTFNDARIEKLLFRFRARNFPGTLDDKEQQRWLQHRRQMFSPERVQGYVQELEMLFNQYEGDQARQEQLKALFAYMQELVS; translated from the coding sequence GTGAAAGATAAGCCAATACAGCCCACTTTCCTTTTCCACGATTACGAAACCTTTGGCAAAAGCCCGTCGCTGGACCGTCCTGCGCAGTTCGCCGCTATTCGTACCGATATGGATTTCAATCTTATTGGCGAGCCGGAAGTGTTTTACTGCCGGCCGGCGGATGACTATTTACCGCAGCCGGAGGCCGTGATGATCACCGGTATCACGCCGCAGATTGCCCGCCAGCGCGGCCTGAGCGAAGCTGAATTCACCGCCCGTATTCATCTGCTGTTTAGCGCAGCGAATACCTGTGTGGTGGGCTATAACAACGTACGTTTCGATGACGAAGTGAGCCGAAACCTTTTTTACCGCAACTTTTACGACCCTTACGCCTGGAGCTGGCAGCATGGCAACAGTCGATGGGACCTGCTGGACGTCATGCGCGCCTGTTACGCCTTGCGCCCGGACGGTATTACGTGGCCTGAGAATGACGACGGCTTCCCCAGCTTCCGCCTGGAACATCTGACGAAAGCTAACGGAGTCGCGCATGAAAATGCGCATGATGCGATGTCGGATGTCTATGCCACCATCGCGATGGCAAAACTGGTGAAGGAGAAACAGCCGCGCCTGTATGATTTCCTGTTCAGCCATCGTAACAAGCAGAAAATCACTACACTGATCGACATACCGCAGATGAAGCCGCTGGTGCATATTTCTGGTATGTTCGGCGCAGCCAGAGGCAATGCCAGCTGGATTGCTCCGCTGGCGTGGCATCCTGATAACCGTAACGCGCTGATAACCTGTGACCTGGACGCAGATATGGCCCCGCTGCTGGAGCTGGACGCTGATGCGTTACGCGCGCGGTTGTATACTCGCCGCGACGAACTAAACGGTGCCTCGCCTGTACCGCTAAAGCTGGTGCATATCAATAAATGCCCGGTGGTTGCTCCGGCCAATACGTTGCGCCCGGAGGATGCAGAACGCATCGGCATCGATCGTCAGCGCTGTCGCGATAATCTCGCCCTGTTGCGGCAACATCCGGAAGTGCGTGAAAAAGTGGTTACGCTTTTTGCCGAAGCACCACCTTTTACCCCATCTGATGATGTTGATAGCCAGATTTACAACGGCTTTTTCAGTGATGCGGACCGTAACGCGATGAACATCGTGCGCCAGACCGCAGCGGAAAATTTGCCGGCGCTGGATCTCACCTTTAACGATGCGCGTATTGAAAAGCTGCTGTTTCGCTTTCGCGCACGTAACTTCCCCGGCACGCTGGACGATAAGGAGCAACAACGCTGGTTGCAACACCGCCGTCAGATGTTCAGCCCCGAACGTGTGCAGGGCTATGTGCAGGAGCTGGAAATGCTGTTCAATCAGTACGAGGGAGATCAAGCCAGACAGGAGCAGCTCAAGGCCCTGTTTGCGTATATGCAGGAACTGGTGTCTTAA